The proteins below are encoded in one region of Streptomyces cyanogenus:
- a CDS encoding nitroreductase family protein, translating into MTAIERPTRPTRPTESPGARYWHRSLHDYAAMIRQGPGGREGRPADPERFTRFGDLPRYPLPPPPRALGALGRCLGPWHAGPGTGGPPPVPAPSAAFYSALLHYSCGVFRTEFGPTARWPYHRAVPSARCFAPVETYLWTPGHDEVPAGVYAYDPAHHTLVLLRAGDFGALLGAALGADIADAVGVLLLSTVFWRTAFRYGAYAYRLCAQESGLVAGNALMVAGALGAQGHLHHQFLDGPLERLTGVARPDESIAAVLALYPGREDDGRPILRSPAPHTEAALSAAIGPVTGRPAPPVTAVRSLGDLVAVDTAARLTGTAAFARLPHAVSPVPRAAGGAAVAGELADCLRRRTSGAPVFHPERRPVPLDAVLGAVGAALAPFVSDAVPDGSAPPVRAHVWAVDVTGAEDGLYEMTEHGLRHLGSVRIADLGLAAPNIHYRTVNAVVFLSVPREQAQAAFGDRGFRVLHHEAGVVAQRLCVLSTVAGLAARVHNGYTARAVADALRLPPGHEPVFQIALGTPGADERYLMPVPEHLPQTHGGSSARKAVPAA; encoded by the coding sequence ATGACCGCCATCGAACGGCCCACTCGGCCGACCCGGCCCACCGAGTCGCCCGGCGCACGGTACTGGCACCGGTCGCTGCACGACTACGCCGCCATGATCCGGCAAGGACCGGGCGGCCGGGAGGGCCGACCGGCGGATCCGGAGAGGTTCACGCGCTTCGGCGACCTGCCCCGGTACCCGCTGCCTCCACCGCCCCGCGCGCTCGGCGCGCTCGGCCGGTGCCTCGGCCCGTGGCACGCCGGGCCCGGGACGGGCGGCCCGCCGCCGGTGCCCGCGCCGAGCGCCGCCTTCTACTCGGCGCTGCTCCACTACTCGTGCGGGGTGTTCCGGACGGAGTTCGGACCGACGGCCCGCTGGCCCTACCACCGGGCCGTTCCCTCCGCCCGGTGCTTCGCGCCGGTGGAGACCTATCTGTGGACTCCCGGGCACGACGAAGTCCCCGCGGGTGTCTACGCCTACGACCCAGCGCACCACACCCTGGTACTGCTGCGGGCGGGCGACTTCGGTGCCCTGCTCGGCGCGGCGCTCGGCGCGGACATCGCCGACGCCGTCGGGGTGCTGCTGCTGTCCACGGTCTTCTGGCGCACCGCCTTCCGCTACGGCGCCTACGCCTATCGCCTGTGCGCACAGGAGTCGGGGCTGGTGGCCGGCAACGCGCTGATGGTCGCGGGCGCTCTCGGCGCACAAGGACATCTGCACCACCAGTTCCTCGACGGGCCGCTGGAGCGGCTGACGGGCGTCGCGCGTCCTGACGAGAGCATCGCCGCCGTGCTCGCCCTCTACCCGGGGCGCGAAGACGACGGCCGGCCGATCCTGCGCTCCCCGGCTCCGCACACCGAGGCGGCGCTGTCCGCCGCGATCGGTCCGGTGACCGGCCGCCCCGCACCTCCTGTCACCGCCGTCCGGTCTCTCGGCGACCTGGTCGCCGTGGACACCGCCGCCCGCCTCACCGGCACGGCGGCCTTCGCCCGGCTGCCCCACGCCGTGTCCCCCGTCCCGAGGGCGGCCGGCGGGGCCGCGGTGGCCGGGGAACTCGCCGACTGCCTGCGCAGGCGTACCTCCGGCGCCCCGGTGTTCCACCCCGAGCGGCGGCCCGTCCCGCTGGATGCGGTGCTCGGGGCCGTCGGGGCCGCCCTCGCGCCGTTCGTGTCCGACGCCGTGCCGGACGGCTCCGCGCCGCCCGTCAGGGCGCACGTGTGGGCGGTCGACGTCACCGGAGCCGAGGACGGTCTGTACGAGATGACCGAGCACGGGCTGCGTCATCTGGGCTCCGTCCGGATCGCGGACCTCGGCCTGGCGGCGCCCAACATCCACTACCGCACGGTGAACGCCGTGGTCTTCCTGTCGGTGCCCCGAGAGCAGGCCCAGGCCGCCTTCGGCGACCGGGGATTCAGAGTGCTGCACCACGAGGCGGGAGTCGTCGCACAGCGCCTGTGCGTGCTGAGCACCGTGGCGGGACTTGCCGCGCGCGTCCACAACGGCTACACGGCGAGGGCAGTCGCGGACGCCCTGCGCCTTCCTCCGGGACACGAACCGGTCTTCCAGATCGCCCTCGGCACACCCGGTGCCGACGAACGCTACCTGATGCCCGTCCCGGAGCACCTTCCCCAGACGCACGGCGGCTCCTCGGCTCGGAAGGCGGTACCAGCCGCATGA
- a CDS encoding SagB/ThcOx family dehydrogenase, translating into MTTHAPTLGSAALAYLASGHQPPDALPAADPLTLPPVHKRYPSAARQPLPACAGPRDDDPARRLSWLLRQTNGLTRMRWMSGIMPLGLGTSAVRRDRGVLLSPGRTGASSGSRYPVEVYAATPGGAGLPAGLSHYDPVHHALEWLREGDGRDLLTSSLAEPPDELPEFVLLLSSVLWRNAAKYGVFGYRLQSLDVGVVTAQAAAAAAATGLSATVHLRYDDATLDEILGLTPFAESVFAVLTLHRPDVPAPHRPDGPPSAAAPTGRWRGEVPAARPGPVSVTGVPALGEVAALHAAIRAAAPGLSRPVPAWTPPPGASRHVLPAAALDVVDGFAGRRTVYGYRPGEVQQRTLGAVLAAAAEAVTADTPVGRTVRLAGVVQRVPGVETGAHLYDPAGHALVATRGSDAVAAVIGASKSPMLADECRTATAVLAPCGDLRTGVETFGDRWYRAQNIAAGALAQRVALAAAAAGLESHVHCDFDPEGVRSALGLAEGPLQPLVLVTVGPRSPDRTDPQLPLGAGV; encoded by the coding sequence ATGACCACCCACGCCCCCACCCTCGGTTCGGCGGCACTGGCCTATCTCGCCTCCGGCCATCAGCCGCCGGACGCGCTGCCCGCCGCCGACCCCCTCACCCTCCCGCCGGTCCACAAGCGCTATCCGTCGGCGGCCCGCCAGCCGCTGCCGGCCTGTGCCGGCCCACGGGACGACGATCCGGCCCGGCGCCTGTCGTGGCTGCTGCGTCAGACCAACGGCCTGACGAGGATGCGCTGGATGAGCGGCATCATGCCGCTCGGTCTCGGAACCTCCGCCGTGCGCCGCGACCGCGGGGTGCTGCTGTCCCCCGGCCGCACGGGGGCGTCCTCCGGGTCCCGCTATCCCGTGGAGGTGTATGCCGCCACCCCGGGGGGTGCCGGGCTGCCGGCCGGGCTTTCCCACTACGACCCCGTGCACCACGCGCTGGAATGGCTGCGTGAGGGCGACGGACGCGACCTGCTGACGTCGTCGCTCGCCGAACCGCCCGACGAGCTACCGGAGTTCGTCCTGCTGCTCAGCAGCGTGCTGTGGCGCAACGCGGCCAAGTACGGCGTGTTCGGCTACCGCCTGCAGAGCCTCGACGTCGGCGTGGTGACCGCGCAGGCGGCGGCCGCTGCTGCGGCGACCGGACTGTCGGCGACCGTCCATCTGCGCTACGACGACGCGACGCTGGACGAGATACTCGGTCTCACCCCCTTCGCCGAGAGCGTGTTCGCGGTGCTCACCCTGCACCGGCCGGACGTGCCCGCGCCGCACCGGCCGGACGGCCCGCCGTCGGCCGCCGCGCCGACCGGGCGGTGGCGTGGCGAGGTACCCGCCGCCCGGCCCGGACCGGTGTCCGTCACCGGGGTGCCCGCCCTGGGGGAGGTGGCAGCCCTGCACGCCGCCATCCGCGCCGCCGCTCCGGGCCTGTCCCGGCCCGTCCCGGCCTGGACACCGCCTCCGGGCGCCTCCCGGCACGTGCTGCCCGCGGCCGCGCTCGACGTGGTGGACGGCTTCGCCGGCCGGCGTACCGTCTACGGCTACCGTCCCGGCGAGGTCCAGCAGCGGACGCTCGGCGCTGTGCTCGCCGCTGCCGCGGAAGCGGTCACCGCCGACACCCCCGTCGGCCGGACGGTCCGGCTGGCCGGAGTCGTCCAGCGGGTTCCCGGGGTGGAGACCGGCGCGCACCTGTACGACCCGGCCGGTCACGCGCTGGTCGCCACCCGGGGGTCGGACGCCGTGGCGGCCGTGATCGGCGCCAGCAAGAGTCCCATGCTGGCCGACGAGTGCCGCACCGCCACCGCGGTCCTCGCGCCCTGCGGCGACCTGCGGACCGGCGTCGAGACCTTCGGCGACCGCTGGTACCGCGCCCAGAACATCGCGGCGGGCGCGCTGGCCCAGCGCGTCGCGCTGGCCGCGGCCGCCGCCGGTCTGGAGAGCCATGTCCACTGCGACTTCGACCCGGAGGGCGTGCGGTCCGCTCTCGGCCTCGCCGAGGGGCCGCTCCAGCCGCTGGTGCTGGTCACCGTGGGACCGCGGTCACCGGACCGGACGGATCCGCAACTGCCGCTGGGAGCCGGCGTATGA
- a CDS encoding NAD(P)/FAD-dependent oxidoreductase, giving the protein METYDVVVVGARSAGAATAMLFARAGYRVLLLDRATFPSDTLSTQHIHRPGLRLLRRWGLLERLTATGCPPVRRISYTLQDVRLSGPVPAEEGIDAAYAPRRYVLDSLLIDAAVEAGAAFRQGCAVTGVLTEDGRVTGVRCRTGRAGPAEVRARLVVGADGMRSTLAGLCGAPVEREDAPRTCVYYGYWEGLPAQFEVYERTGRLIGVVGTHDELTLVAAYFPQEEFAHVRRDAGRAYLDAIRTTAPELAERALSARRVERLRGTGSQLNHVRTVTGPGWVLVGDAGCHKDSITGTGISDAFEQAALLAESVGDGLHDDRELGVALDRYATEHRLLMDPRYRTALDMARLEVPEERLEFTRWIARDPASAGAFLSVAVSHADARMLPAVG; this is encoded by the coding sequence ATGGAGACCTACGACGTGGTGGTCGTCGGCGCACGCAGCGCCGGCGCCGCGACCGCGATGTTGTTCGCGCGCGCCGGTTACCGGGTTCTGCTGCTCGACCGCGCGACCTTTCCCAGCGACACGCTCTCCACCCAGCACATCCACCGGCCGGGACTGCGTCTGCTGAGGCGGTGGGGACTGCTGGAGCGGCTGACGGCGACCGGCTGCCCGCCGGTGCGCCGGATCTCCTACACGCTCCAGGACGTGCGGCTCTCCGGTCCGGTACCCGCGGAGGAGGGGATCGACGCGGCGTACGCGCCGCGCCGGTACGTACTGGACAGCCTGCTGATCGACGCGGCGGTCGAAGCCGGGGCCGCCTTCCGCCAGGGTTGCGCCGTCACCGGCGTACTGACCGAGGACGGGCGGGTGACCGGAGTGCGCTGCCGGACCGGCCGGGCCGGACCGGCCGAGGTGCGGGCCCGGCTGGTGGTGGGCGCGGACGGGATGCGCTCGACGCTGGCAGGCTTGTGCGGGGCCCCGGTGGAGCGGGAGGACGCTCCGCGCACCTGTGTGTACTACGGCTACTGGGAAGGGCTGCCCGCGCAGTTCGAGGTGTACGAGCGGACGGGACGGCTGATCGGCGTGGTCGGCACACACGACGAACTCACGCTCGTGGCCGCCTACTTCCCCCAGGAGGAGTTCGCGCACGTACGACGCGACGCTGGCCGCGCGTATCTGGACGCCATCCGGACCACCGCCCCCGAGCTGGCCGAGCGTGCCCTGTCGGCGCGCCGCGTCGAGCGGTTGCGGGGCACCGGCAGTCAGCTCAACCACGTCCGCACGGTGACGGGACCGGGCTGGGTGCTCGTGGGAGACGCCGGATGCCACAAGGACTCCATCACCGGCACCGGGATCAGCGACGCCTTCGAACAGGCCGCGCTGCTGGCCGAGTCGGTCGGCGACGGTCTGCACGACGACCGGGAGCTGGGCGTGGCGCTGGACCGCTATGCCACGGAGCACCGCCTGCTGATGGACCCGCGGTACCGGACGGCGCTCGACATGGCGCGGCTCGAAGTGCCCGAGGAGCGCCTGGAGTTCACCCGGTGGATCGCGCGTGATCCGGCGTCGGCCGGCGCGTTCCTGTCGGTGGCGGTGAGCCATGCCGACGCCCGGATGCTGCCGGCCGTGGGATGA
- a CDS encoding LuxR C-terminal-related transcriptional regulator: MVQTIRDDRFHMPDSHIMHAWGFHSMTNKTGADCIRVLICDPRHLMRAGMVSVLDGEPDITVVGEAVDGREMLTGVRDLRPHVVLINHDADAAAGIAMARSLRRISADTAPGVLMLSSRTEQAELLSALKGGVRGLLPGNCDPQTLPAAIRDVAEGAMVLKSPGAVQLVSRLVSRSPEAASADSAQLSLLTKRERDVLALVANGHSNLVIAKILSLSEATIKSHLYHLCQKLGLRDRTQAVILAYETGLVRPCAA; encoded by the coding sequence ATGGTCCAGACCATACGTGACGACCGCTTCCATATGCCCGATTCGCACATCATGCACGCATGGGGGTTTCACAGCATGACGAACAAAACCGGGGCCGACTGTATACGGGTACTCATCTGCGACCCACGACATCTGATGCGAGCGGGAATGGTCAGCGTCCTGGATGGCGAACCGGACATCACGGTGGTCGGCGAGGCCGTCGACGGCCGGGAGATGCTCACAGGGGTACGGGATCTGCGGCCCCATGTCGTCCTCATCAACCACGACGCCGACGCCGCGGCCGGCATCGCCATGGCGAGGAGCCTGCGCCGGATCTCCGCGGACACCGCGCCCGGCGTCCTCATGCTCAGCTCCCGAACGGAGCAGGCGGAGCTGCTGTCGGCCCTGAAGGGCGGGGTGCGCGGGCTGCTGCCCGGCAACTGCGACCCCCAGACGCTTCCGGCCGCCATCCGCGACGTCGCCGAGGGCGCGATGGTGCTGAAATCGCCGGGCGCCGTGCAGCTGGTCAGCAGGCTGGTCAGCCGTTCGCCCGAGGCCGCCTCCGCCGACTCCGCCCAGCTCTCGCTGCTCACCAAGAGAGAGCGTGACGTGCTGGCGCTCGTCGCGAACGGCCACTCCAACCTGGTGATCGCCAAGATCCTGTCGCTCAGCGAGGCGACGATCAAATCCCACCTCTACCACCTGTGCCAGAAGCTCGGTCTACGCGACCGCACCCAGGCGGTGATCCTCGCGTATGAGACGGGGCTGGTCAGGCCCTGCGCGGCGTGA
- a CDS encoding cytochrome P450 family protein — MHTQPDLDPLLGFSPYRLLTEPDAVHQRMRREAPVRLVREESGFTYWLISRYAEARQALREPSLSNDPRRLGHAVDMDNAYSPMANNDPPHHTRLRKLVSHGFTRRRIEALTPRAAAVTDDLLDAIAPTGRADLIADLAFPLPVLVICELLGVPTQDREAFRTWAARTLSTTAGPRTREERSRRLRAYFTRLVAAKRAVVRPGLAPDEQPDLLSALVVAQERQSVLTDDELIGLAVLLLVAGHETTTNLIGNGLLTLLLHPDQLRLLRDDPSLLPSAVEELLRYEGSAGQSSLRVAVDDVRIGETLIPRGSVVNIGLSLANRDPKAFQDSDTLDIRREPHPHLAFGHGIHYCLGAPLARMLAATALGALLGRLSGLALAARPDELRWRRISILCGLTALPVSFDPVRPETSGT, encoded by the coding sequence ATGCACACTCAGCCGGATCTGGATCCATTGCTCGGCTTCAGCCCGTACCGGCTGCTCACCGAACCGGACGCGGTCCACCAGCGGATGCGCCGGGAGGCGCCGGTTCGCCTCGTTCGGGAGGAGAGCGGTTTCACGTACTGGCTGATCTCCCGGTACGCCGAGGCGCGCCAAGCACTGCGTGAGCCCTCGCTCTCCAACGATCCGCGGCGCCTCGGCCACGCGGTGGACATGGACAACGCGTACTCACCGATGGCGAACAACGACCCGCCGCACCACACACGGCTGCGCAAGCTCGTCTCCCACGGCTTCACCCGGCGCCGGATCGAGGCCCTGACCCCACGGGCCGCGGCGGTCACCGACGATCTCCTCGACGCGATCGCGCCCACCGGACGCGCGGACCTGATCGCCGACCTCGCCTTCCCGCTGCCGGTGCTGGTCATCTGCGAACTGCTCGGGGTGCCCACCCAGGACCGGGAGGCCTTTCGCACCTGGGCGGCGCGCACCCTCTCCACCACCGCGGGCCCGCGCACCCGCGAGGAGCGCTCACGCCGGCTACGCGCGTACTTCACCCGGCTCGTCGCGGCCAAGCGGGCCGTCGTACGGCCCGGTCTGGCCCCGGACGAGCAGCCCGATCTGCTCAGCGCCCTCGTCGTGGCGCAGGAGCGGCAGAGCGTCCTCACCGACGACGAACTCATCGGACTCGCCGTGCTGTTGCTGGTCGCCGGACACGAGACGACGACCAACCTCATCGGGAACGGCCTGCTGACCCTGCTGCTCCACCCGGACCAGTTGCGACTCCTGCGCGACGACCCGTCCCTGCTGCCGTCCGCCGTGGAGGAACTGCTGCGGTACGAGGGATCCGCGGGCCAGTCCTCGCTGCGCGTCGCGGTGGACGACGTGCGCATCGGTGAGACCCTGATCCCACGAGGTTCCGTCGTCAACATCGGCCTGTCGCTGGCCAACCGGGACCCCAAGGCGTTCCAGGACTCCGACACCCTGGACATCCGGCGCGAACCCCATCCGCACCTGGCGTTCGGGCACGGCATCCACTACTGCCTCGGGGCGCCGCTCGCCCGCATGCTCGCGGCGACGGCGCTCGGAGCGCTGCTCGGCAGACTCTCCGGCCTCGCGCTCGCGGCACGACCCGACGAGCTGCGCTGGCGCCGGATCAGCATTCTGTGCGGGCTGACCGCACTCCCTGTCTCCTTCGATCCCGTTCGTCCCGAAACGAGTGGCACGTGA
- a CDS encoding acetylserotonin O-methyltransferase, producing the protein MIDPMAAANLYRLAFGFVPAQMIHAAVRLRLPDLMTGRTTTAEELAARTETHAPTLRRLLRGLASIGVLEAHDGEGFRLAPAGELLRSDVAGSVRPMLMPYFHEALWASWGRLTDCVRTGRPSVETVTAGSVFDLFAADPELGAEFHAAMAVSSGAEAQALAQSYDFADVGTVVDLGGGNGTLLAGILGCHPHLRGILVDTPVGVAGAPDTLTAAGVADRCDIAAQDFFASVPDGGDRYVIKSVLHDWDDERCVKLLGNCRRVMSDSARVLIVEVVAPPVVDTTTDPFLTVSDLNLMVLTHGRERTETEFIGLLRAAGLELTGIGAPLGFSGYRVIEARTAAGTAE; encoded by the coding sequence ATGATCGACCCGATGGCGGCAGCCAACCTCTACCGCCTCGCCTTCGGTTTCGTCCCCGCACAGATGATCCATGCCGCCGTCCGGCTGCGGCTCCCCGACCTGATGACGGGCCGGACCACGACCGCCGAGGAGCTGGCGGCGCGGACCGAAACCCACGCCCCCACGCTCCGCCGCCTGCTGCGCGGACTGGCCTCGATCGGGGTGCTGGAAGCGCACGACGGTGAAGGCTTCCGGCTGGCTCCGGCGGGAGAACTGCTCCGTTCGGACGTCGCGGGTTCCGTCCGCCCGATGCTGATGCCCTACTTCCACGAGGCCCTGTGGGCCTCCTGGGGGCGGCTGACGGACTGCGTGCGCACCGGGCGGCCGTCCGTGGAGACGGTCACCGCAGGTTCCGTGTTCGACCTCTTCGCGGCCGACCCGGAGCTGGGCGCGGAGTTCCACGCCGCGATGGCGGTCAGCAGCGGCGCGGAGGCCCAGGCGCTCGCGCAGTCGTACGACTTCGCGGACGTCGGGACCGTCGTGGACCTCGGTGGCGGAAACGGCACCCTCCTCGCCGGGATCCTCGGGTGCCATCCCCACCTGCGCGGCATCCTGGTCGACACCCCCGTGGGCGTGGCCGGAGCCCCGGACACCCTCACCGCAGCCGGAGTCGCGGACCGCTGCGACATCGCGGCCCAGGACTTCTTCGCTTCCGTGCCCGACGGCGGCGACCGCTATGTGATCAAGAGTGTCCTGCACGACTGGGACGACGAGCGGTGCGTGAAGCTGCTCGGAAACTGCCGCCGGGTCATGTCGGATTCGGCCAGGGTGCTGATCGTCGAAGTCGTCGCACCCCCCGTCGTGGACACCACGACAGACCCCTTCCTCACCGTCAGTGACCTGAACCTGATGGTGCTGACCCACGGCCGGGAGCGCACCGAGACGGAGTTCATCGGACTCCTCCGGGCCGCCGGTCTGGAGCTGACAGGCATCGGCGCTCCGCTCGGCTTCAGCGGCTACCGGGTCATCGAGGCCCGCACCGCCGCCGGCACGGCCGAGTGA
- a CDS encoding diiron oxygenase, whose amino-acid sequence MGTIEESTGHVGPGTLRRLAAAWPRRATVRTDMEKVTGPEEYDTELLDYPVALMPFGEHPDFQGAPEDKRRAVNTLGWIAYNERVVAAEEFVVNPTFEKLGHAVYPGVDRFEVKEIVRQSHIDEVWHTYMHMLGMQRTREARGITAEPDCGHPVTNRLLYEAQDAAGERWEADLLYLLWTTVGEVSVNAFLDLMARDTTVQPLHATIARLHARDEAAHGPVMVEVMKDVFVNLSRPQQDFFVASLPAGITAFCAEDYDWWLKVLEFVGVPKARDIIGDSRGGAHAELLVTDFSGILRMLREVGVEDRVDFDFEGAAATGATGRTA is encoded by the coding sequence GTGGGAACCATCGAGGAATCCACCGGTCACGTCGGTCCCGGGACGCTGAGACGGCTCGCGGCGGCCTGGCCCAGACGGGCCACGGTCCGCACCGACATGGAGAAGGTCACCGGACCGGAGGAGTACGACACCGAACTGCTCGACTACCCGGTCGCGCTGATGCCCTTCGGGGAGCACCCCGACTTCCAGGGGGCGCCGGAGGACAAGCGGCGCGCGGTGAACACCCTCGGCTGGATCGCCTACAACGAACGGGTCGTGGCCGCCGAGGAGTTCGTCGTCAACCCCACCTTCGAGAAGCTCGGCCACGCCGTCTACCCCGGTGTGGACCGCTTCGAGGTCAAGGAGATCGTGCGGCAGTCCCACATCGACGAGGTGTGGCACACCTACATGCACATGCTGGGCATGCAGCGCACCCGGGAGGCCAGAGGGATCACCGCCGAACCCGACTGCGGCCACCCGGTGACCAACCGCCTGCTGTACGAGGCGCAGGACGCGGCCGGTGAGCGCTGGGAAGCGGACCTCCTGTACCTGCTGTGGACCACGGTCGGCGAAGTCAGCGTCAACGCCTTCCTGGATCTGATGGCCCGTGACACCACGGTGCAACCGCTGCACGCGACCATCGCCCGGCTGCACGCCCGCGACGAGGCGGCCCACGGACCGGTCATGGTCGAGGTGATGAAGGACGTCTTCGTCAACCTGAGCAGGCCGCAACAGGACTTCTTCGTGGCGTCCCTGCCCGCCGGCATCACGGCCTTCTGCGCCGAGGACTACGACTGGTGGCTGAAGGTCCTGGAGTTCGTCGGCGTCCCGAAGGCCCGGGACATCATCGGGGACTCCCGCGGTGGAGCACACGCGGAGCTGCTCGTCACCGACTTCTCCGGAATCCTGCGCATGCTGCGGGAAGTCGGCGTCGAGGACCGGGTGGACTTCGACTTCGAGGGGGCCGCGGCAACCGGCGCCACGGGGAGGACCGCGTGA
- the dcd gene encoding dCTP deaminase, giving the protein MILTGPEITEAAHDGRIVITPFSPAQVNPNSYNVCLGDRLLTYTEDVIDPYHPNATREITIGGDGYVLQPDQLYLGHTVEQVGSDLYVPLLFGRSSVGRLGLFVEITAPIGDIGFHGQWTLMLSPVRPLRVYPGMKIGQIMFFVSIGEVDLYQGKYQASAGPQESRYWKDVAVPTT; this is encoded by the coding sequence GTGATCCTCACCGGACCCGAGATCACCGAGGCGGCGCACGACGGACGCATCGTCATCACACCGTTCAGCCCGGCCCAGGTGAACCCCAACAGCTACAACGTCTGCCTGGGGGACAGGCTGCTGACGTACACCGAGGACGTCATCGACCCGTACCACCCCAACGCCACCCGCGAGATCACGATCGGCGGCGACGGCTATGTCCTCCAGCCCGACCAGCTCTACCTCGGGCACACGGTGGAGCAGGTCGGCTCCGACCTCTACGTGCCGCTGCTCTTCGGGCGGTCCTCGGTCGGGCGCCTCGGGCTCTTCGTGGAGATCACGGCGCCCATCGGCGACATCGGCTTCCACGGCCAGTGGACGCTGATGCTGTCCCCGGTCCGACCGCTGCGGGTTTATCCCGGGATGAAGATCGGCCAGATCATGTTCTTCGTGTCGATCGGTGAGGTCGATCTCTACCAGGGCAAGTACCAGGCCTCAGCGGGCCCGCAGGAGTCCCGCTACTGGAAGGACGTGGCGGTGCCCACCACATGA
- a CDS encoding dCTP deaminase, whose amino-acid sequence MILTREAIATAVERGDIVIEPFDADRISPNAYDWHLGDRIRVCEGDELDAAAATHVTEHVIPPEGMVLRPGQLYLGVTHERTHSERYAQMINGDRSLGALGIWVHVSAPLGHVGHAIRWTLEIRVARPVRVYPLMPFGKIVFLVAAGERSSYQNLGRKYTQTSGIDISRLYEELR is encoded by the coding sequence ATGATCCTTACCCGTGAAGCCATCGCCACCGCCGTCGAGCGCGGTGACATCGTCATCGAGCCCTTCGACGCCGACCGGATCTCGCCGAACGCCTACGACTGGCACCTGGGGGACCGCATCCGGGTCTGCGAGGGCGACGAGCTGGACGCCGCGGCCGCCACCCACGTCACCGAGCACGTCATCCCTCCCGAAGGCATGGTGCTGCGGCCGGGACAGCTGTACCTCGGCGTCACGCACGAGCGCACCCACTCCGAGCGTTACGCCCAGATGATCAACGGTGACCGCAGCCTCGGCGCGCTGGGGATCTGGGTTCATGTGTCCGCTCCGCTCGGGCACGTGGGCCACGCCATCCGCTGGACCCTGGAGATCCGGGTGGCCCGTCCCGTCCGGGTCTACCCCCTCATGCCCTTCGGGAAGATCGTCTTCCTGGTCGCCGCGGGAGAGAGGTCCAGCTACCAGAATCTGGGCCGCAAGTACACGCAAACCAGCGGCATCGACATATCACGCCTGTACGAGGAGCTGCGGTGA
- a CDS encoding glycosyltransferase family 4 protein, whose protein sequence is MSAVRVLTGLDLPWGSPGGSVELLKDLYLEPSGPLAAGAFMLAPDGPPPLAEAGTTLPTLLDVPGKQLSGEGFWEYVDRLADAVTAHFPDHEQDVVHLQHLAFGATPALLRGYPKQPAIGLVHGTDLLFAAEYPTQGEVLRQAVAAAESLVVPTVGMADQLRRLAPVESSRIVHIPWGVPDVLLAEPPLRERRDDGELRVLYAGRLTAEKGAAELIAALTGVPGLRLSMASPVAEFRRLAAERDLSAVRHLGWLTRKELWAVFAEHDLLVVPSAKLEAFGLVAVEAQACGLPVAYQPVPGLRDALGDSALPLDLLADPQRALAELTRLRDDPGALNELRRSGLRNAACFPLSRTAHELAALSSQLR, encoded by the coding sequence GTGAGCGCGGTCCGGGTGCTGACCGGACTCGACCTGCCATGGGGTAGCCCGGGCGGCAGCGTCGAGCTGCTCAAGGACCTGTATCTGGAGCCGTCCGGGCCGTTGGCGGCCGGCGCGTTCATGCTCGCCCCGGACGGTCCGCCACCCCTTGCCGAGGCCGGCACCACGCTCCCCACCCTGCTGGACGTACCGGGCAAACAGCTGAGCGGCGAGGGCTTCTGGGAGTACGTCGACCGGCTGGCGGACGCGGTCACCGCGCACTTCCCCGACCACGAGCAGGACGTCGTCCACCTCCAGCACCTCGCCTTCGGGGCCACCCCGGCGTTGCTGCGGGGCTATCCGAAGCAACCCGCCATAGGGCTGGTGCACGGCACGGACCTGCTCTTCGCCGCGGAGTACCCGACGCAGGGCGAGGTGCTGCGCCAGGCGGTGGCGGCCGCCGAATCCCTGGTGGTGCCGACCGTCGGGATGGCCGACCAGCTGCGGCGCCTCGCACCGGTCGAGAGCAGTCGTATCGTCCACATCCCCTGGGGAGTCCCCGACGTGCTGCTGGCCGAGCCGCCCCTCCGCGAACGCCGGGACGACGGGGAACTGCGCGTGCTCTACGCCGGCCGCCTCACCGCGGAGAAGGGAGCCGCCGAACTGATCGCCGCCCTCACCGGCGTACCGGGGCTGCGGCTCAGCATGGCCTCGCCCGTGGCCGAGTTCCGCCGGCTGGCTGCCGAGCGAGACCTGTCGGCCGTGCGTCATCTGGGCTGGCTGACTCGCAAGGAGCTGTGGGCGGTCTTCGCCGAGCACGATCTGCTGGTGGTGCCCTCCGCGAAGCTCGAAGCCTTCGGCCTGGTGGCCGTGGAGGCCCAGGCGTGCGGACTGCCGGTGGCCTACCAACCGGTGCCCGGCCTGCGGGACGCGCTCGGCGACTCGGCCCTGCCCCTCGACCTCCTCGCCGATCCGCAGCGGGCCCTGGCCGAACTCACCCGGCTGCGCGACGATCCCGGCGCGCTGAACGAACTCCGTCGCTCCGGACTGCGGAACGCGGCATGCTTTCCGCTCTCCCGGACCGCACACGAACTGGCCGCCCTCTCCTCCCAGCTGCGGTGA